A region of Bacteroidales bacterium DNA encodes the following proteins:
- the rny gene encoding ribonuclease Y, producing MDINFISIIIAGIIAFLIGAIVAYFILQVALRKRNETIVKDAEGEAEIIKKDKMLQAKERFLHLKSEHEKYINEKNNKISAIENRIKQKESTLSQKLEDYQRKKKENDIIRENLNTQLDVVEKKSEELTKLHNQQVEQLVAISGLSIDNAKAQLIESLKAEAKTEAMSYINEIMDEAKMSANKEAKKIVIQTVQRVASEYAVENSVTVFHIDNDDVKGRIIGREGRNIRALEAATGVEIIVDDTPEAIILSAFDPVRREIARLALHQLVTDGRIHPARIEEIVEKTQNRVEEEIIDVGKRTAIDLGIHGLHPELIRIIGKMKYRSSYGQNLLQHSREVANLSAIMAAELGLNTRLAKRAGLLHDIGKVPDDEPDLPHAILGMKLAEKYKEKPEVCNAIGAHHDETEMNTLISPIVQVCDAISGARPGARREVVESYIKRLKDLEELALSYPGVLKTYAIQAGRELRVIVGSEKISDKESETLSYEIAKKIQNEMTYPGQVKITVIRETRAINYAK from the coding sequence ATGGATATAAATTTTATTTCAATAATTATTGCAGGCATTATTGCATTTTTAATTGGTGCTATTGTTGCATATTTCATTTTACAAGTAGCTTTAAGAAAAAGAAATGAAACAATTGTTAAAGATGCAGAAGGTGAGGCTGAAATTATAAAAAAAGACAAGATGTTGCAGGCTAAGGAAAGATTTCTACATCTTAAGTCGGAACATGAAAAATATATTAATGAGAAAAACAATAAAATATCAGCAATTGAAAACAGGATAAAACAAAAAGAAAGCACATTGTCTCAAAAATTAGAAGATTATCAAAGAAAAAAGAAAGAAAATGATATTATAAGGGAAAATCTAAATACTCAATTAGATGTTGTTGAGAAAAAAAGTGAAGAATTAACAAAACTTCATAATCAACAAGTTGAACAATTAGTAGCAATTTCGGGTCTTTCTATTGATAATGCTAAGGCTCAATTAATTGAATCATTGAAAGCAGAAGCAAAAACCGAAGCTATGTCCTATATTAATGAAATTATGGATGAAGCGAAAATGTCTGCCAATAAAGAAGCTAAAAAAATTGTTATACAAACTGTCCAAAGAGTTGCTTCAGAATATGCAGTAGAAAATTCAGTTACAGTTTTTCATATTGATAATGACGATGTTAAAGGAAGAATAATAGGCAGAGAAGGTCGTAATATTCGTGCTTTAGAAGCAGCTACAGGGGTTGAGATAATTGTTGACGATACTCCCGAAGCAATTATTTTATCAGCTTTTGATCCGGTTAGAAGAGAAATAGCAAGATTAGCTTTACATCAACTTGTTACTGATGGAAGAATACATCCTGCAAGAATTGAGGAAATTGTTGAAAAAACTCAAAATCGAGTTGAGGAAGAAATTATTGATGTTGGTAAAAGAACAGCAATTGACCTTGGTATTCATGGCTTACATCCTGAATTAATAAGAATTATCGGTAAAATGAAATATCGTTCTTCTTATGGTCAAAATCTATTGCAACACTCAAGGGAAGTTGCGAATTTATCCGCAATAATGGCTGCTGAATTAGGATTGAACACCCGATTAGCAAAACGTGCAGGACTATTACATGATATTGGGAAAGTTCCTGATGATGAGCCGGATTTACCACATGCAATTCTCGGAATGAAGCTGGCAGAAAAGTATAAAGAAAAACCGGAAGTATGTAATGCTATTGGAGCCCATCATGATGAAACAGAAATGAATACTTTAATTTCTCCTATTGTTCAGGTTTGTGATGCAATTTCAGGTGCAAGACCGGGTGCAAGGAGAGAAGTAGTAGAATCATATATAAAAAGACTTAAAGATCTTGAAGAATTGGCATTATCCTACCCTGGGGTATTAAAAACATATGCAATTCAGGCAGGTAGAGAATTAAGAGTTATTGTTGGTAGCGAAAAAATATCTGATAAAGAATCTGAGACTTTGTCATATGAAATTGCAAAAAAAATCCAGAACGAAATGACATACCCCGGACAGGTTAAAATAACAGTAATTCGTGAAACAAGAGCTATTAACTACGCTAAATAA
- a CDS encoding cell division protein ZapA: MDDKLTIRVNVIDRYYPLKIDRKDEEKIRKAAKKINDTILQYQKVYSDKDEQDLLAMASLQFVTKIVENDEKIDIIPIVEAIKEIDRDLDEYLKKE, translated from the coding sequence ATGGATGATAAACTTACAATAAGAGTAAATGTTATTGACAGATATTATCCATTAAAAATCGATAGGAAGGATGAGGAGAAAATCAGAAAAGCAGCGAAAAAAATTAATGATACAATTCTACAATATCAAAAAGTATATTCAGATAAAGACGAACAAGATCTTTTAGCTATGGCTTCATTGCAATTTGTTACAAAAATAGTTGAAAACGATGAAAAAATAGATATTATACCTATTGTTGAAGCAATTAAAGAAATTGACAGAGATTTAGATGAGTATTTAAAAAAAGAGTAA